A single region of the Candidatus Zixiibacteriota bacterium genome encodes:
- the rpsB gene encoding 30S ribosomal protein S2 codes for TLDAIKMACQKAKEVISRGQSILFVGTKKQAKDVIREEAIRCGQFFVTERWLGGMLTNFTTIKASIKKLKSMERMKEEGEMSKFTKKEISHFENEMQKLDKVLGGIKNMNYLPGLLFVVDAKKEKIAVAEAAKLGIPIVGVIDTNADPDPIDFPIAANDDAIKSIRIITKTFVDAAIEARQSVSEQEIMQSVDSSAGERLSSYTSPEEEI; via the coding sequence AGACGCTGGACGCCATCAAGATGGCCTGTCAGAAAGCGAAAGAGGTTATCTCCCGCGGGCAGTCTATTCTGTTTGTCGGAACCAAGAAACAGGCGAAAGATGTGATTCGGGAAGAGGCGATACGCTGCGGCCAGTTTTTTGTCACGGAGCGCTGGCTGGGTGGTATGCTGACCAATTTCACCACCATCAAAGCTTCCATCAAGAAGCTCAAGAGTATGGAGCGGATGAAAGAAGAAGGGGAGATGAGCAAATTCACCAAGAAAGAAATCTCCCACTTCGAGAACGAGATGCAGAAACTTGACAAGGTTCTGGGCGGTATCAAGAATATGAATTACCTGCCCGGTCTGCTGTTTGTGGTCGATGCCAAGAAAGAGAAAATAGCGGTGGCGGAGGCCGCCAAACTGGGTATCCCGATTGTCGGCGTTATAGATACCAATGCCGACCCGGACCCGATCGATTTCCCCATTGCCGCCAATGATGACGCCATCAAATCGATTCGTATCATCACCAAGACATTTGTCGATGCCGCCATTGAAGCGCGCCAGTCGGTTTCGGAGCAGGAAATCATGCAGTCGGTGGATTCCTCCGCCGGCGAGCGACTCAGCTCCTATACATCCCCAGAAGAAGAGATTTAG